From the genome of Oxyura jamaicensis isolate SHBP4307 breed ruddy duck chromosome 2, BPBGC_Ojam_1.0, whole genome shotgun sequence, one region includes:
- the LOC118162793 gene encoding lanosterol 14-alpha demethylase, protein MLSLLEVGGSLLERVAVGNPLSLALAASAFALSLGYLLQLGYRRHVGSEQRKYPPYISSSIPFLGHAIAFGKSPIEFLENAYDKYGPVFSFTMVGKTFTYLLGSDAAALLFNSKNEDLNAEDVYSRLTTPVFGKGVAYDVPNAVFLEQKKMLKTGLNIAQFKQHVSVIEEETREYFKAWGESGEKNLFEALSELIILTASHCLHGKEIRSLLNEKVAQLYADLDGGFTHAAWLLPGWLPLPSFRRRDRAHKEIKNIFYKVIQKRRNSEEKEDDMLQTLLDASYKDGRPLTDDEIAGMLIGLLLAGQHTSSTTSAWLGFFIARDKSIQEQCYAEQKAVCGDDLPPLTYDQLKDLSLLDRCLKETLRLRPPIMTMMRMAKTPQTVAGYSIPPGHQVCVSPTVNHRLRDSWKDALDFKPDRYLQDNPAAGEKFAYVPFGAGRHRCIGENFAYVQIKTIWSTLLRLYEFDLINDYFPTINYTTMIHTPNNPIIRYKRRSL, encoded by the exons atgctgagcctgctggaggtCGGCGGCTCGCTGCTGGAGCGGGTGGCCGTCGGCAACCCCTTGTCCCTGGCGCTGGCCGCCTCCGCCTTCGCCCTCAGCCTGGGctacctgctgcagctgggctacCGGCGGCACGTCGGCTCCGAGCAGCGG aaATACCCACCATATATTTCGTCAAGCATCCCTTTCCTTGGGCATGCGATAGCATTTGGAAAAAGTCCCATTGAGTTTCTGGAAAACGCTTATGACAAG TATGGACCTGTGTTCAGTTTCACGATGGTTGGCAAgacatttacatatttactgGGTAGCGATGCAGCTGCACTGCTCTTCAATAGCAAAAATGAAGACCTGAATGCAGAGGATGTATACTCTCGGTTGACAACACCTGTTTTTGGAAAGGGAGTTGCTTATGACGTCCCTAATGCG GTATTTCTGGAACAGAAGAAGATGCTCAAAACTGGGCTAAATATTGCCCAGTTTAAGCAGCATGTATCTGTGATCGAAGAAGAAACAAGGGAGTATTTCAAAGCATGGGGAGAGAGTGGAGAAAAAA ATCTGTTTGAAGCCCTTTCAGAACTTATCATTTTGACAGCAAGTCATTGCTTACATGGCAAGGAAATCAGAAGCTTGCTGAACGAGAAGGTGGCGCAGCTGTACGCCGATTTGGATGGAGGCTTCACGcatgctgcctggctgctgcccgGCTGGCTGCCTCTGCCGAGCTTCAG ACGTCGAGATCGAGcgcacaaagaaataaagaatattttctataaGGTTATCCAGAAACGTCGCAAttctgaggaaaaggaggatGACATGCTCCAAACTCTACTGGATGCTTCATACAA GGATGGCCGCCCGCTGACAGATGATGAGATAGCTGGGATGCTCATTGGGTtgctcctggcagggcagcacacaTCCTCCACCACCAGTGCCTGGCTTGGCTTCTTCATAGCCAGAGACAAATCGATACAGGAGCAGTGCTATGCAGAACAGAAAGCGGTTTGTGGAGATGACTTGCCACCATTAACTTATGACCAG CTCAAAGATCTCTCTTTGCTGGATCGCTGTCTGAAAGAAACTCTAAGGCTCAGACCTCCTATAATGACCATGATGAGGATGGCCAAAACTCCCCAG ACTGTTGCTGGCTACAGTATTCCCCCCGGCCACCAGGTCTGTGTATCTCCCACTGTCAACCACCGTCTGAGGGACTCGTGGAAAGACGCGCTGGACTTCAAGCCTGACCGCTACCTTCAGGATaacccagcagcaggggagaaGTTTGCATACGTTCCCTTTGGCGCTG GCCGTCATCGCTGTATCGGAGAAAACTTTGCTTATGTCCAGATTAAGACGATTTGGTCTACGTTGCTTCGTTTGTATGAATTTGACCTCATCAATGACTATTTCCCAACTATCAATTACACAACAATGATACATACACCCAATAACCCCATTATCAGGTATAAGAGGAGGTCATTGTAA